One segment of Neodiprion fabricii isolate iyNeoFabr1 chromosome 1, iyNeoFabr1.1, whole genome shotgun sequence DNA contains the following:
- the LOC124180505 gene encoding uncharacterized protein LOC124180505, which yields MDYMDIAKNEDGLEPQDANHRVEKLKEAHLLLKKKLSLSHELIKQYNDKLKECQEVNTELEVTKHNAETITQKHSSSLIKITQLSQENDEYRQKIENFSKTISDQEIKIAADRQHVQQLMCKMQESEQMHLSESKKVNHWKEKAKMLENQLKEVKKLHEVQIKEKETQIDVLKTAGTVKNQTKKETKITHEKSTCIGNELEPVILRPKMVDKCVLTNDFYSIKDDPYPLFCTKCEVKLDPAPLDQILDKMSTCPDLITEVTSPPRKPMITRPHTNPQDSVQRELIQPEAISDNVCTLSQNLEHTEKISDISKSDFKRLEHKICLLERELQKTRKKDMRIRNQCSSCQHLKNCYVAPPYHNIFQSGAMMQTQAEFLEFKNWQQGLINRKRRCPINSQKSGRRRKKWMRKQKLQDGTSEWHIDPIPVREPIDFNHGNMLRTHSETSNDQLRAKSPLLNCQETKIKSSKRHKKRTKELLNLFSTSSCATSPSHSDLDSDVFMDEELCDKKQMDSPESDLSMDREIVRNSDRTSEHLLTSEPVECISNEQIKSVKKSQRKSTKLSLVRKMRNLKKICSDTKPPIKNVVSVSNKKPHLVHTQVTVQNSNINNERGNDVGSTHLVENKASLNVNNDYSHAKKHRIAHTTRKPGNRSLYGVISNSSGLPKIIESEKSSFEDKSVNNNTLDNSEGENAAAVEVSNGCIGNTERTSYKRDFNSLAGYEGENRSNDISDTEFPSLATKPSVTCRNGNTDKIRSNDRTDMKESVVNKTSVNKDVISRQPSIVIPRMYFDVAGVVNSSSGMQCSESIETRKDSPVPNSDEVSKIDTPLRILRSKTKVKRSNSTISSSTEPTQTTEDAVNRNPTPNKPKRISQLTNVELASHSDVIHSPESLDNDGVLEVELDVHDTSISVESDECEDSKNKSFNNENAVPILAKRPYKKRRRVDLSTPSPIRELRSRSILLSPSKNSLKHDGEETNNEIASNATELELAKCNVNMQCNKSFGPISLLEQYLTEQKSSTCKKFNKKLQQRKENLVLKELSELVVNEEWTKIALSNATERLSHFKKHTLAKCTVDFLCTKAMEHELLDRTYTPPAPILSKTQQRIITMLIVLNRTIPDLITLVQTGIEYKLFRLGFAPEVEVVEELVRVFTALARIQKDREKIRILCCDAIYCLGMKAIPLVYTVLISWPEVLPMAGTSNDPLLLCLTQAIVMQTGDTSFPKFLPLKKLLSGYYKYTSDDPFYTKLTQNFMTALKDKRQNGLDTAIILLAKKKGAIWAYKNIIQGGLLQMIIERVHPSIYDAFCLLGYIMRSFSVNDKEGFVKNILEQLCALMVSGEGSMQQQEGVATALISLNRHKLDVVAKTLLNWKPCEPISEPTTQLLTNLFRIHQTKWWLKFIRKNSITLSIDAKM from the exons ATGGATTACATGGATATTGCGAAAAATGAAGACGGCTTAGAACCGCAG gaTGCAAATCACAGGGTGGAAAAGCTCAAGGAAGCACACCTTTTGTTAAAGAAAAAACTCAGCTTATCCCA CGAATTAATAAAGCAATATAATGACAAATTAAAGGAATGTCAAGAAGTCAATACTGAATTGGAAGTAACCAAGCATAATGCAGAAACAATAACACAAAAGCATAGTTCAAGCTTGATTAAAATCACGCAATTATCACAA GAAAATGATGAGTACCGCCAAAagattgagaatttttcaaagacgATATCGGATCAGGAAATCAAAATTGCAGCAGATCGACAGCATGTACAACAGCTTATGTGCAAAATGCAGGAGTCGGAGCAGATGCACTTATCGGAATCTAAAAAAGTGAATCACTGGAAAG agAAAGCAAAGATGTTAGAAAACCAGTTGAAGGAAGTCAAAAAGTTACACGAAGTTCAAATTAAAGAAAAGGAAACGCAAATCGACGTTCTAAAAACTGCTGGCActgtgaaaaatcaaactaaaAAGG AAACCAAGATCACACACGAGAAATCTACGTGTATCGGTAATGAACTTGAACCAGTCATATTGAGACCGAAAATGGTGGACAAATGCGTATTGACGAACGATTTTTACAGCATAAAAGATGATCCGTACCCtctattttgtacaaaatgtgAAGTAAAATTGGACCCTGCTCCATTGGACCAGATACTCGACAAGATGTCAACCTGTCCTGATCTCATCACAGAAGTTACATCCCCCCCTAGAAAACCTA TGATCACCAGACCGCACACAAACCCTCAAGATTCAGTACAAAGGGAATTGATACAGCCTGAAGCCATAAGTGACAATGTATGCACTCTAAGTCAAAATTTGGAACATACAGAGAAGATTTCTGACATATCAAAGTCCGATTTCAAGCGATTGGAGCATAAAATTTGCCTGCTTGAACGGGAGctgcaaaaaacgagaaagaaagatatGCGAATCAGAAATCAATGTTCCAGTTGCCAGCATCTCAAAAACTGTTACGTAGCGCCACCCTAtcataatatatttcaatctGGAGCTATGATGCAAACTCAAGCTGAATTtctagaatttaaaaattggcaACAAGGTTTGATAAATCGGAAGAGAAGGTGCCCAATTAATAGCCAAAAATCTGGTAGGCGTCGAAAAAAGTGgatgagaaaacaaaaattgcaaGACGGTACATCAGAATGGCACATTGATCCTATTCCAGTAAGAGAACCTATAGATTTCAATCATGGCAATATGCTTAGAACGCATTCTGAGACATCGAACGACCAATTAAGAGCCAAATCACCTCTGTTGAACTGTCAAGAGACGAAGATTAAGTCATCGAAGCGCCACAAGAAAAGAACTAAGGAACTATTGAACTTATTTTCTACGAGCTCATGTGCCACGTCACCAAGTCATTCAGATCTTGATTCAGATGTATTCATGGATGAAGAACTTTGCGACAAAAAGCAAATGGACTCGCCGGAATCTGATTTGTCCATGGATCGAGAAATAGTTAGAAATTCTGATAGAACGTCCGAACATTTACTTACAAGTGAACCGGTAGAATGTATTTCTAATGAACAAATTAAAAGTGTGAAGAAATCACAGCGAAAGTCGACAAAACTTTCGTTAGTGAGAAAAATgaggaatttaaaaaagatcTGCAGTGACACAAAGCCTCCAATAAAGAATGTTGTATCTGTAAGCAACAAAAAACCACATTTAGTCCATACTCAAGTGACTGTACAGAATTCAAATATCAATAACGAACGTGGAAATGATGTTGGTTCAACTCatttagttgaaaataaagCAAGTTTGAATGTCAACAATGATTACAGCCATGCGAAGAAACATAGAATAGCGCATACCACTCGCAAACCAGGAAACAGATCTCTCTATGGTGTGATTTCCAATTCATCAGGATTACCAAAGATTATagaatcagaaaaatcttCGTTCGAAGATAAGTCTgtcaacaataatacattggATAATTCTGAGGGTGAAAATGCTGCAGCAGTTGAAGTATCCAATGGCTGTATAGGTAATACAGAAAGGACCAGTTACAAGAGAGATTTCAATTCCTTAGCTGGGTACGAAGGTGAAAATAGATCAAATGATATCAGTGATACTGAATTCCCTTCATTGGCAACTAAACCGAGTGTCACATGCAGAAATGGCAACACTGACAAAATTAGGTCCAATGATCGGACAGATATGAAGGAATCTGTTGTGAATAAAACTTCAGTTAACAAGGATGTGATTTCTCGTCAACCATCTATTGTTATACCCAGAATGTATTTTGACGTTGCCGGTGTTGTAAATTCCTCCAGTGGTATGCAATGCTCAGAGAGTATCGAGACAAGAAAAGACTCACCTGTACCTAATTCTGATGAAGTTAGCAAAATCGATACACCGCTAAGAATCTTAAGATCTAAAACCAAAGTCAAAAGGTCTAATAGTACAATATCGTCAAGCACCGAGCCTACACAAACTACTGAAGATGCAGTTAACCGAAATCCCACACCTAATAAGCCTAAGAGAATATCACAGTTAACAAACGTGGAACTTGCATCCCACAGTGATGTTATTCATTCACCAGAGTCTCTTGATAATGATGGTGTGTTAGAGGTAGAATTAGATGTTCATGATACTTCTATTTCGGTCGAATCTGATGAATGTGAAGACTCGAAGAACAAATCATTCAACAATGAGAACGCTGTTCCCATATTGGCGAAGCGACCAtataaaaagagaagaagagttGATTTGTCAACTCCTAGTCCCATCAGAGAGTTAAGATCAAGGAGTATATTGTTGAGCccttcaaaaaattcattaaaacaTGACGGTGAGGAAACGAATAACGAGATTGCATCAAATGCCACAGAGTTAGAGTTAGCAAAGTGTAATGTCAATATGCAATGCAACAAAAGCTTTGGTCCAATATCATTGCTCGAGCAATATTTAACGGAACAAAAGTCCAGTACATGcaagaaattcaataaaaagCTACAGCAAAGAAAGG aAAATCTAGTCTTAAAGGAATTGTCTGAATTAGTTGTAAACGAGGAATGGACAAAAATCGCACTTTCAAATGCGACTGAAAGGCTTTCACACTTCAAAAAACATACATTAGCAAA GTGTACAGTTGACTTCTTGTGCACAAAAGCAATGGAACATGAGTTGTTGGATCGTACTTATACACCTCCAGCTCCGATattgtcaaaaacacaacagcGAATTATCACTATGCTGATTGTCCTAAATCGAACGATACCTGACCTAATCACACTTGTTCAAACTGGGATTGAGTATAAGCTTTTCCGGCTGGGTTTCGCACCTGAG GTAGAAGTTGTCGAAGAACTAGTACGCGTATTCACTGCATTGGCTCGAATACAGAAAGACagggaaaaaattagaattctATGCTGCGATGCTATATATTGCCTTGGGATGAAGGCAATCCCTCTCGTGTACACCGTTCTTATTAGTTGGCCTGAAGTATTACCCATGGCTGGAACAAGCAATG ATCCACTGCTTCTGTGCCTAACTCAGGCGATAGTTATGCAGACCGGCGATACATCATTCCCCAAGTTCTTACCCCTGAAAAAGCTTCTTTCCGGCTATTATAAGTACACGTCTGACGACCCTTTCTATACAAAATTAACGCAGAATTTTATGACTGCTTTAAAAG ATAAACGTCAAAACGGTTTGGATACAGCAATAATACTTCTTGCTAAAAAGAAAGGTGCAATTTGGGcttataagaatattattcaGGGTGGCTTGTTGCAGATGATCATTGAAAGGGTTCATCCGTCTATATACGATGCCTTTTGTCTCCTAG GTTACATAATGCGATCATTTTCGGTAAATGACAAGGAAGGTTTCGTGAAAAACATCCTTGAACAGCTGTGTGCGCTCATGGTATCTGGAGAAG GTTCGATGCAACAGCAAGAAGGTGTTGCAACAGCACTGATAAGCTTAAATCGACACAAATTAGATGTCGTGGCAAAGACTCTTTTAAATTGGAAACCTTGCGAGCCGATTTCGGAACCAACGACTCAACTGCTGACTAACTTGTTCCGTATACACCAAACAAAGTGGTGGCTTAAATTTATCCGAAAGAACTCTATAACATTATCTATCGATGCAAAGATGTGA